The bacterium genome window below encodes:
- a CDS encoding SDR family NAD(P)-dependent oxidoreductase, whose amino-acid sequence MIVLITGASGGLGEVLGASLVGKGATVYGTMRDPGKKKEETPFVMLPMEVTDPASVERCIGEVLRREGRIDAVVNCVNQMFIGSAEEQDIEEVRSLYDSNVFGIMQICKQVAPIMRKQGKGTIVNMSSLGGLLAVPYMSAYTSAKFALEAFSEALYHELKPDNIDVVIMQPVAMKMERPATGSHLRTVANAAADSFSHKMVAQMARDTAASKLTPEMVAEKIYSVLSNQKKPLRVPMDRARPLTLVKRLAPQSVIDRLIGGLIKGANRGS is encoded by the coding sequence GTGATCGTTCTGATTACCGGAGCCTCGGGTGGCCTGGGCGAGGTGCTAGGCGCCAGCCTCGTGGGAAAAGGTGCAACGGTGTACGGCACCATGCGCGATCCCGGCAAGAAGAAGGAAGAAACCCCCTTCGTGATGCTGCCAATGGAGGTCACGGACCCGGCTTCCGTGGAGCGCTGCATTGGCGAAGTGCTCCGACGCGAAGGCCGCATCGATGCCGTCGTCAACTGCGTGAACCAGATGTTCATCGGGTCCGCCGAGGAACAGGACATCGAGGAGGTCCGATCCCTCTACGACTCGAACGTCTTCGGGATCATGCAGATCTGCAAGCAGGTGGCCCCCATCATGCGGAAACAGGGGAAGGGCACGATCGTCAACATGAGCTCGTTGGGCGGCCTGCTGGCCGTGCCCTATATGAGCGCCTACACCTCGGCGAAATTCGCGCTCGAAGCGTTCAGTGAGGCCCTGTACCACGAGCTGAAGCCGGACAACATCGACGTGGTCATCATGCAACCGGTGGCGATGAAGATGGAGAGGCCGGCCACGGGGTCCCACCTACGAACCGTCGCGAATGCCGCGGCGGACTCCTTCAGCCACAAGATGGTCGCGCAGATGGCACGGGACACCGCCGCCAGCAAGCTCACGCCGGAGATGGTGGCGGAGAAGATCTACTCGGTGCTTTCCAACCAGAAGAAACCCCTCCGCGTTCCGATGGACCGGGCCAGACCACTCACGCTGGTCAAGCGCTTGGCTCCGCAGTCGGTGATCGACCGGCTGATCGGGGGCCTGATCAAAGGAGCGAATCGCGGCTCGTAG
- a CDS encoding prenyltransferase produces MPNVSMWARALRVMPQVDKQEWDALDLVSRWLIATRSAVLVMTFVSAAFAGLLAVKAGAFDLGKWLLVTLGLLLAHATNNLVNDLTDHWKGVDKDNYFRTQYGAQPVESGLMTTRQSLQYIAFTGLAALAIGVWLVATGGQGVLWLLGAGAFFVLLYTWPLKYIGLGEPAVLAVWGPLMVGGGYYVITGEWSTPVAWASIAYALGPTAVLFGKHIDKLEEDQAKGIHTLPVILGEAASRWTVIGMLVAQLGVVVYLVATGYFHPVMLLSLAVAPSLRRVLQVYREPRPSEPPEDLPKGVWPLYLVATAFWYNRRFGGLFLLALVADVAISRF; encoded by the coding sequence ATGCCGAACGTATCGATGTGGGCCCGTGCCTTGCGGGTCATGCCCCAGGTCGACAAACAGGAATGGGATGCGCTGGATCTGGTGTCGCGCTGGCTGATCGCCACGCGCTCGGCCGTTCTGGTGATGACCTTCGTCTCCGCTGCCTTCGCCGGTTTGCTGGCGGTCAAGGCGGGAGCCTTCGATCTCGGGAAGTGGCTGCTGGTCACCCTCGGCCTGCTCCTGGCTCATGCCACCAACAACCTCGTCAACGATCTCACCGATCATTGGAAGGGTGTCGACAAGGACAACTACTTCCGCACCCAATACGGTGCCCAGCCCGTCGAATCCGGGTTGATGACGACACGCCAGTCGCTCCAGTACATCGCGTTCACGGGCCTGGCGGCACTCGCGATCGGCGTCTGGCTGGTCGCGACGGGCGGTCAGGGCGTGCTCTGGTTGCTCGGGGCCGGTGCGTTCTTCGTCCTGCTCTACACCTGGCCGCTCAAGTACATCGGCCTGGGCGAGCCGGCCGTGTTGGCGGTGTGGGGCCCGCTCATGGTAGGCGGCGGCTACTACGTGATCACCGGCGAGTGGAGCACGCCGGTGGCGTGGGCCAGCATCGCCTATGCCCTCGGACCGACCGCCGTCCTGTTCGGCAAGCACATCGACAAGCTCGAGGAGGACCAGGCGAAGGGGATCCACACCCTGCCCGTCATCCTCGGCGAGGCCGCCTCGCGTTGGACCGTGATCGGCATGCTCGTGGCCCAGCTCGGGGTCGTCGTCTACCTGGTCGCAACGGGCTATTTCCATCCCGTCATGCTGCTCTCCCTGGCGGTGGCGCCGTCCTTGCGGCGGGTCCTCCAGGTGTACCGCGAGCCTCGGCCCAGCGAACCCCCGGAGGATCTACCCAAGGGCGTCTGGCCCCTCTACCTGGTCGCCACCGCCTTCTGGTACAACCGGCGCTTCGGCGGGCTCTTCCTGCTCGCGTTGGTCGCCGACGTCGCGATCTCGCGCTTCTAG